From Paenibacillus sp. V4I7, one genomic window encodes:
- a CDS encoding LysR family transcriptional regulator, with the protein MTLQQLKYVIEVANRGSINEAAKRLFISQPSLSNAIKDLEEEMQLAIFERSNKGISLSKEGTEFLSYARQVVEQAELLESRYLNAKPSPQHFSVSTQHYAFAVNAFVSLVREYGHDEYELALRETKTYEIIEDVKNLRSEIGILYLNEFNGKVINKLLKTANLQFNSLLTAKPHIFISSKNPLAKQSIVTIDQLQNYPYLSFDQGEYNSFHFSEEILSTMSHKKSIRVNDRATLFNLLIGLNGYTISTGVLSADLNGNEIIPVPLDCEETINVGWISHKNVSLSKLGAAYIQALMQAISH; encoded by the coding sequence ATGACTCTACAACAATTAAAGTACGTTATTGAGGTAGCAAATCGGGGCTCCATTAATGAGGCCGCCAAGCGGTTGTTTATTTCTCAGCCTAGTCTTTCAAATGCGATTAAGGATCTGGAAGAAGAAATGCAGCTTGCGATTTTCGAAAGATCTAATAAAGGGATCTCACTTTCTAAGGAAGGTACTGAATTCTTAAGCTATGCGCGACAGGTAGTCGAACAGGCGGAATTGTTGGAAAGCCGCTACCTCAATGCTAAGCCTTCCCCGCAGCATTTCTCGGTTTCCACTCAGCATTATGCTTTCGCGGTGAATGCTTTTGTGAGTCTGGTCCGGGAGTATGGCCATGATGAATATGAGTTAGCTTTGAGAGAGACCAAAACCTATGAAATTATTGAAGATGTCAAAAATTTACGCAGCGAAATCGGCATTCTATATCTGAATGAGTTTAATGGGAAAGTCATCAATAAGTTGCTCAAAACCGCGAATTTGCAATTCAACAGCTTATTAACGGCTAAGCCTCATATTTTCATCAGTAGTAAGAACCCGCTGGCAAAGCAATCGATCGTGACTATTGACCAGCTGCAGAATTATCCGTATCTGTCATTTGATCAAGGGGAGTATAATTCCTTTCATTTTTCAGAAGAGATTCTCAGCACGATGTCACATAAGAAAAGCATTCGTGTTAATGACAGGGCGACGCTTTTTAATTTATTGATCGGTTTGAATGGATATACCATATCGACAGGGGTGTTAAGCGCCGATTTGAATGGAAATGAAATTATTCCCGTGCCTTTGGATTGTGAGGAAACCATCAATGTTGGTTGGATTTCCCATAAAAATGTTTCGCTATCCAAGCTAGGAGCGGCATATATACAAGCACTCATGCAGGCGATATCCCATTAA
- the metE gene encoding 5-methyltetrahydropteroyltriglutamate--homocysteine S-methyltransferase, with translation MMKSSVLGYPRIGAEREWKKALEAFWSGKLEESEFHRQLQGIRLNHLRKQQEKGIDFIAVNDFSYYDHILDTSTMFGIIPKRFPYEGGRVPLSVYYGIARGTKDATAGEMTKWFNTNYHYIVPELGEVSPVLTENRPLMAYREAKEKLGIEGKPVIVGPLTFLKLSKGFRTSETDDWLGRLLPLYVQILQELAREGVQWVQIDEPILVTKLSAADLQRLKTIYETFTASVPNLNIMLQTYFESVEHYSDIVALPVKGIGLDFVQGYSGNMTSIKALGFPADKVLGAGVINGRGIWKAPLREKLALVEELAEIVTAERLIVQTSCSLLHVPISVNHETKLGVELKDALAFADEKLDELVLLAKAVSRGAAGIIDELEECDRALQALKLSGERNRSDIQHAVAAISAQRPERNRPFSERHIAQQKKWQLPIFPTTTIGSFPQSPEVRKARQQWRKGEWNNEQYANFIREQIDIWIKLQEEIGLDVLVHGEFERTDMVEFFGEKLAGFAFTQNGWVQSYGSRCVKPPIIFGDVAFKGPMTVEETKYAQTQTKRPVKGMLTGPITIMNWSFVREDITREQIAYQLAYALRQEVEALEQAGIGMIQVDEPAVREGLPLKGDDQAKYLAWAVRAFRMATCTVQDTTQIHTHMCYCEFHDMIHSIEAMDADVISIETSRSHGELIHSFELNTYKLGIGLGVYDIHSPRIPCVEEMTNMIERALRVLDPKLFWINPDCGLKTRGFEETVNSLRNMVEATQIARAKHAQEPIINNR, from the coding sequence ATGATGAAAAGCAGTGTGTTGGGATATCCACGTATTGGTGCGGAGCGAGAATGGAAGAAAGCGCTCGAAGCTTTCTGGTCAGGCAAGCTCGAAGAATCGGAGTTTCACCGTCAGCTTCAGGGGATCCGTTTGAATCATTTGCGTAAGCAGCAGGAGAAGGGCATCGACTTCATCGCGGTCAATGATTTCAGTTATTACGATCATATTCTTGATACATCCACGATGTTCGGCATTATTCCAAAACGTTTTCCTTATGAGGGCGGCAGGGTTCCATTATCTGTTTATTACGGGATTGCCCGTGGGACGAAGGATGCAACGGCTGGCGAAATGACCAAATGGTTTAATACCAACTATCATTATATAGTACCGGAACTGGGCGAGGTATCGCCGGTGCTTACTGAAAATAGACCTCTCATGGCTTATCGGGAGGCCAAGGAGAAGCTAGGAATCGAGGGCAAGCCGGTTATCGTCGGACCGCTGACATTCTTGAAGCTGTCAAAAGGATTTCGTACATCGGAGACCGACGACTGGCTGGGACGATTGCTTCCGCTCTATGTGCAGATACTTCAGGAGCTTGCGAGAGAAGGGGTTCAATGGGTACAGATAGACGAACCGATTCTCGTAACGAAGTTAAGCGCAGCTGATTTGCAGCGATTAAAGACAATTTATGAGACGTTTACCGCCTCAGTGCCGAACCTAAACATCATGCTGCAAACCTACTTTGAATCGGTAGAGCACTATAGTGATATCGTAGCGCTGCCCGTCAAAGGAATAGGGTTGGATTTCGTGCAGGGTTACTCTGGCAATATGACGTCGATTAAAGCGCTAGGTTTTCCGGCGGATAAGGTTTTAGGTGCAGGAGTTATTAACGGTCGTGGCATCTGGAAGGCGCCTCTGCGCGAGAAATTGGCACTCGTAGAAGAACTCGCTGAAATTGTAACGGCTGAGCGACTCATCGTGCAGACGTCGTGCAGTTTGCTTCATGTTCCGATATCGGTAAATCATGAGACAAAGCTCGGAGTTGAACTGAAGGATGCTCTCGCATTTGCAGATGAGAAGCTAGACGAGCTTGTACTTCTGGCAAAAGCAGTCTCTCGAGGCGCCGCCGGAATCATAGACGAACTGGAAGAATGCGATCGTGCTTTACAGGCTCTCAAGCTGTCAGGTGAGCGCAACCGTAGCGACATTCAGCATGCTGTCGCAGCCATTAGTGCTCAACGTCCAGAGCGCAATCGACCTTTTTCTGAGCGTCATATTGCACAACAGAAGAAATGGCAATTGCCGATTTTTCCGACAACGACAATTGGCAGCTTTCCGCAATCCCCAGAGGTGCGCAAGGCCCGTCAACAGTGGCGCAAGGGTGAATGGAACAATGAACAGTATGCTAACTTCATCCGAGAACAGATCGATATCTGGATCAAGCTTCAGGAGGAAATCGGATTGGATGTTCTCGTGCATGGCGAATTTGAGCGAACTGACATGGTCGAGTTCTTTGGTGAGAAGCTCGCGGGCTTCGCGTTCACGCAGAACGGATGGGTGCAGTCTTACGGTTCTCGCTGTGTTAAACCGCCAATTATATTTGGGGACGTAGCGTTCAAGGGGCCGATGACTGTCGAAGAAACCAAGTATGCACAGACACAAACCAAACGTCCCGTTAAAGGGATGCTGACTGGCCCGATTACAATAATGAATTGGTCCTTCGTTCGCGAGGACATCACGCGCGAACAAATTGCGTACCAACTGGCCTATGCGCTTAGACAAGAGGTGGAAGCGCTTGAGCAGGCGGGTATTGGCATGATACAAGTCGACGAGCCTGCGGTGCGCGAAGGGCTGCCGCTCAAGGGGGATGACCAAGCGAAGTATCTGGCGTGGGCGGTCAGAGCATTCCGTATGGCCACCTGCACGGTACAGGATACAACGCAAATTCACACCCATATGTGCTATTGCGAGTTCCATGACATGATTCATTCGATCGAAGCAATGGATGCCGATGTGATTTCGATCGAGACATCTCGCAGTCATGGTGAACTGATTCATAGCTTTGAATTGAACACATACAAACTGGGCATAGGTTTAGGCGTATACGATATCCACAGTCCTCGTATTCCGTGTGTGGAGGAAATGACCAATATGATCGAACGCGCCTTGCGTGTGCTGGATCCGAAGCTATTCTGGATCAATCCGGACTGCGGACTTAAAACTCGTGGATTCGAAGAAACAGTCAATTCCTTGCGTAACATGGTTGAAGCTACGCAGATCGCCCGTGCGAAGCATGCCCAAGAACCTATAATCAATAATCGCTAA
- a CDS encoding GxGYxYP domain-containing protein, whose protein sequence is MIGKLRILCMILLCVTMLPFGISAAQADGVTADGMKWPTNQALPTFKQSKYLDVVNVSNAPGDVKLLMATLQGIVNRDSPRIYLIQNKVDPWYNEMTIPHKLHENSMDVFDLYKNEVKGIIIYDPKTPDSINVATTLAGLKNAVVVSPELAGKLTAAPYKLKVIEDFRGKFKDKIDAYTWQYEHLWNQTTHRMLIGLSPDTSISIPPGLPESFVTIAEEKRQIRDASNRGTYDYDLSSFLGKEAVYVRFDDSFTQDGWGPAVHAITVKADGKVIAQFDAGTPDEELYLYDRQNSKYLPGADHRFADNGSYFMYEFKPSASTKQLTISVEMWNQYKVSVGNIRPLSSEQKEPYGYLRDYAVANKAMVFWLSTDVPDQRALLEKILSDVEPGTPYLGWFSNDFEGEAASVDLLSRHSVFVLAADWFHNMTVFSGTKVEAAPKIKPNPLKLENKIYVTFTFGEGDNLQYNLNHMREILWEDPARGKVPINWTSSPLLYDAAPMVLNYYRKTATENDLLVAGPSGAGYFNPHPWPEETLPDFLKGTYRYLKQTGMTIPMVINRDVTKDIPIGTSEAAAYEQNYKVPGILLVGDKFGIEIMNGTLPVSMMRGIGTVQDGINILAEAKKGWDGKAPLFLSVGVNAWGMKPSDILAISESLEKEYKIVNAEQYFTLIREAYGLSKEE, encoded by the coding sequence TTGATTGGGAAATTAAGAATTTTATGCATGATATTACTATGTGTGACAATGCTGCCTTTCGGAATTTCTGCGGCTCAGGCCGATGGTGTGACTGCTGATGGGATGAAATGGCCGACAAATCAAGCGCTTCCAACATTTAAACAATCCAAATATTTGGACGTTGTCAATGTCTCTAATGCACCTGGAGACGTCAAACTGCTGATGGCTACTCTTCAGGGCATTGTGAATCGAGATAGCCCGCGAATCTATCTGATTCAGAACAAGGTGGACCCCTGGTATAACGAAATGACCATACCTCATAAGCTCCACGAAAACAGTATGGATGTCTTCGATTTGTATAAAAATGAAGTAAAAGGAATCATCATCTATGATCCGAAAACTCCGGATTCCATAAACGTTGCGACCACGTTGGCAGGACTGAAGAATGCCGTTGTCGTAAGCCCTGAATTGGCAGGCAAGCTAACTGCAGCTCCCTACAAATTGAAAGTGATCGAAGATTTTCGGGGCAAATTTAAAGATAAAATTGATGCGTACACATGGCAATACGAACACTTATGGAACCAGACGACCCACCGGATGTTGATTGGGCTAAGTCCAGACACATCGATCTCGATTCCCCCGGGTCTACCTGAATCCTTCGTCACGATCGCTGAAGAGAAAAGGCAAATACGGGATGCCAGTAACCGTGGAACGTATGATTACGACCTTTCATCGTTTTTAGGGAAAGAGGCGGTATACGTTCGTTTCGACGACTCTTTCACGCAGGACGGTTGGGGACCGGCCGTTCATGCCATCACCGTAAAAGCAGACGGGAAGGTCATCGCTCAATTTGATGCCGGTACACCTGATGAAGAATTGTACTTATATGATAGGCAAAATTCCAAGTATTTACCGGGTGCAGACCACCGCTTCGCAGATAATGGAAGTTACTTCATGTATGAATTCAAACCTTCTGCAAGCACGAAACAGTTGACGATCTCTGTAGAGATGTGGAATCAATACAAAGTTTCGGTCGGCAACATTCGCCCTCTCTCATCCGAGCAGAAAGAGCCTTACGGATATTTACGAGACTATGCGGTCGCTAACAAAGCGATGGTTTTCTGGCTTTCGACGGATGTGCCGGATCAGCGAGCACTCTTAGAGAAGATTCTGTCCGATGTCGAACCGGGGACACCTTATCTGGGCTGGTTCAGCAATGACTTCGAAGGCGAAGCCGCCTCCGTCGACCTACTTTCCAGACATAGCGTCTTTGTATTGGCAGCTGATTGGTTCCACAACATGACCGTCTTCTCGGGAACAAAGGTGGAAGCGGCCCCTAAGATCAAACCCAATCCGCTCAAGTTGGAAAACAAAATCTATGTGACGTTTACTTTTGGTGAAGGAGACAATTTGCAATACAATTTGAACCATATGCGCGAGATACTATGGGAAGATCCTGCGCGCGGCAAAGTACCCATTAACTGGACCTCCAGTCCATTACTCTACGATGCCGCTCCAATGGTTCTTAATTATTACCGGAAAACGGCAACAGAGAATGACTTGCTGGTCGCCGGACCGTCCGGTGCTGGTTATTTCAACCCACATCCATGGCCGGAAGAGACACTCCCGGATTTCCTGAAGGGTACCTACCGATATCTCAAACAAACCGGTATGACCATTCCGATGGTGATAAACCGGGATGTCACCAAAGACATACCCATAGGCACATCCGAAGCAGCCGCATATGAGCAAAATTATAAAGTTCCCGGCATCCTTCTTGTAGGAGATAAATTCGGCATTGAAATCATGAACGGTACGCTTCCGGTATCGATGATGCGAGGTATTGGAACAGTTCAAGATGGAATCAATATTCTAGCCGAGGCCAAGAAAGGCTGGGACGGCAAAGCGCCATTGTTCCTTTCTGTCGGGGTTAACGCGTGGGGGATGAAACCCAGCGATATTCTCGCCATCTCCGAATCACTCGAAAAGGAATATAAGATCGTAAACGCCGAACAGTATTTCACACTTATTCGTGAAGCTTATGGGTTGTCCAAAGAAGAATAA
- a CDS encoding aspartate/glutamate racemase family protein codes for MKTIGLIGGMSWESSLLYYQIINQRIKEKLGGHHSAKSLMYSVDFHEIKTLQHEGKWDEATKIMIDSAQKLELGGSDLIVICTNTMHKMAKEVEESVSIPLLHIADATADEIVKCGIKKVALLGTAFTMEQDFYKGRLIEKFGLDVIVPNEAARKIVHDIIYQELCLGIIKENSKQSYIDIINSLVQDGVEAVILGCTEITLLISQLDCRVPIFDTTKIHAEYAVDFALKD; via the coding sequence ATGAAAACGATTGGGCTAATAGGTGGAATGAGTTGGGAGTCGTCCTTACTTTATTACCAGATCATTAATCAACGTATTAAAGAAAAATTAGGCGGGCACCATTCCGCAAAAAGTCTTATGTATTCGGTGGATTTTCATGAGATCAAGACTCTTCAACATGAAGGGAAATGGGATGAAGCCACAAAAATCATGATTGATTCAGCACAAAAACTCGAATTGGGTGGTTCAGATCTCATTGTCATTTGTACGAACACAATGCACAAGATGGCAAAAGAAGTAGAAGAATCAGTCTCAATTCCATTACTGCATATAGCTGATGCAACGGCAGATGAAATTGTTAAGTGTGGAATTAAAAAAGTTGCGTTACTCGGTACTGCTTTTACGATGGAACAAGATTTTTACAAAGGAAGACTTATTGAAAAATTTGGACTTGATGTTATCGTTCCAAATGAAGCAGCAAGGAAGATTGTACACGATATCATCTATCAGGAACTTTGTCTTGGAATTATTAAAGAAAATTCTAAACAATCCTACATAGATATAATTAATAGTCTCGTCCAAGACGGGGTAGAAGCCGTTATCCTTGGCTGTACTGAAATTACCTTATTAATATCTCAACTGGATTGCAGGGTTCCTATATTCGATACAACGAAAATTCATGCTGAATATGCAGTTGATTTTGCTTTAAAAGATTAA
- a CDS encoding RMD1 family protein, translating into MKDITFKALAITNEIDLNKIAIHCGIPKKYTWEQPLILRGDILKSILRKDMDTLQQVLVFSFGSVVFVNHTHKDEITGFLKFIQSFEPDIELQPADRYTDDYSLHIEEIESMELTDKYVVVSEYEFFYPELISTVLAKSVALEKIEEQLGKIHDDLEIMIDRLEKGKLRVGNKELARTTAKIVRHEYNTLAYIMILDKPDLTWTNSTASQFYDGMMGFFELNDRFKILKSKTDILYHILEGFSNISHSIRGLFVEWIVVILIVIEVLLTVLQIIGWIPSH; encoded by the coding sequence ATGAAAGATATTACTTTTAAGGCTTTGGCCATCACAAATGAAATTGACCTGAACAAAATCGCCATCCACTGCGGCATTCCCAAAAAATACACATGGGAACAGCCTTTAATCCTAAGAGGCGATATACTTAAATCAATCCTTAGAAAAGATATGGATACCTTGCAACAAGTGCTGGTGTTTTCTTTCGGCAGTGTTGTCTTTGTTAATCACACACATAAGGATGAGATCACTGGCTTTTTGAAATTCATCCAATCCTTCGAGCCAGATATTGAGCTCCAGCCTGCTGACAGATACACGGACGATTACAGCCTTCACATCGAAGAAATCGAAAGTATGGAGTTGACTGACAAGTATGTGGTGGTATCTGAGTATGAATTCTTTTACCCTGAATTAATCTCCACAGTCCTCGCCAAATCGGTAGCTCTTGAGAAGATTGAAGAACAGCTTGGGAAAATTCATGATGACCTCGAAATTATGATAGACCGACTTGAAAAAGGAAAGCTTCGTGTAGGCAACAAAGAATTGGCAAGAACGACCGCAAAAATCGTGCGTCACGAGTATAACACCCTTGCGTATATCATGATCTTGGATAAACCAGATTTGACTTGGACTAACAGTACAGCTAGTCAATTTTACGATGGGATGATGGGATTTTTTGAATTGAACGATCGCTTTAAAATATTGAAAAGCAAAACGGATATTTTGTATCATATTTTGGAAGGTTTTTCAAATATCAGTCATTCCATACGAGGGCTATTCGTTGAATGGATCGTTGTGATTCTTATTGTTATTGAGGTGCTTTTAACGGTATTACAAATCATAGGTTGGATTCCCTCACATTAA
- the hflX gene encoding GTPase HflX — MEQLKEKAIIVGVHILNHPDFSYSMEELNNLASACHIEVVGELSQKVTRVIPSHYIGTGKIQELSQLITERNASVVICNDELSPSQIRNLESALACKVIDRTILILDIFAERAQTREAQLQVEVARLQYMLPRLVGLRESLGRQGGGAGLKNRGSGETKLELDRRKIEDRITALHSELEKLVARRQTQRKQRRKNEVPVICLVGYTNAGKSSLMNAMIDLYNPQAHKQVFVKDMLFATLETSVRSVNLPDRKSFLLTDTVGFVSQLPHHLVKAFRSTLEEVTEADLLIHVVDIANPKYAQHIDVTNNTLKDLGADHIPMIFAYNKSDLTEHAYPLLKDDFVYLSAQQKRGIEELTQLIRERVFQNYMQCEIVIPYEQGRLVAYFNEHAHVHSTNYEPNGTRLTMECRVSDFEQFRNDFLQL; from the coding sequence ATGGAACAACTGAAAGAGAAAGCGATTATCGTCGGGGTCCATATTTTGAACCACCCTGATTTTTCATATTCGATGGAAGAACTAAACAACTTGGCTTCAGCATGTCACATTGAGGTGGTTGGTGAGCTAAGCCAGAAGGTCACCCGTGTGATTCCCTCCCATTACATCGGAACGGGTAAAATCCAAGAACTATCGCAGCTAATTACGGAACGGAACGCATCCGTCGTCATTTGCAACGATGAGCTGTCCCCTTCTCAGATTCGAAACCTGGAATCAGCTCTTGCATGCAAAGTCATTGACAGGACGATCCTAATTTTAGACATTTTTGCGGAACGCGCTCAAACTAGAGAAGCACAGCTCCAAGTTGAGGTTGCTCGACTCCAATACATGCTTCCCAGACTTGTAGGACTTCGTGAATCACTTGGTCGTCAAGGAGGTGGGGCTGGTCTTAAAAACCGAGGATCTGGTGAGACTAAGCTTGAACTCGACCGCCGTAAAATCGAAGATCGAATCACGGCTCTGCACTCTGAACTTGAGAAACTCGTAGCCCGTCGTCAAACTCAACGAAAGCAGCGCCGTAAGAACGAGGTCCCTGTTATTTGTCTGGTCGGCTATACGAACGCGGGCAAATCAAGCTTAATGAACGCTATGATCGATTTGTATAATCCGCAGGCCCATAAGCAGGTCTTTGTCAAAGACATGTTGTTCGCCACATTGGAGACTTCCGTTCGAAGCGTCAACTTGCCAGACCGTAAATCATTCTTGTTGACTGACACGGTAGGATTCGTAAGCCAGCTTCCCCACCATTTGGTTAAAGCTTTCCGATCTACGTTGGAAGAAGTCACAGAAGCCGATCTGCTGATTCACGTCGTAGACATCGCCAACCCGAAATATGCACAGCACATTGATGTTACAAATAACACGTTGAAGGATCTGGGAGCGGATCATATCCCGATGATTTTTGCTTATAACAAATCCGACTTGACTGAGCATGCTTACCCCCTTTTAAAAGATGATTTCGTCTACCTATCTGCTCAGCAGAAGCGCGGAATCGAGGAGCTCACTCAACTGATTCGCGAGCGCGTTTTCCAGAATTACATGCAATGTGAAATTGTGATTCCTTATGAACAAGGCCGATTAGTAGCCTATTTCAATGAACATGCCCATGTGCATTCAACGAACTATGAGCCGAATGGTACCCGCCTTACGATGGAGTGCCGAGTATCCGATTTTGAACAGTTTCGAAATGACTTCCTCCAGCTTTGA
- a CDS encoding bifunctional 2-polyprenyl-6-hydroxyphenol methylase/3-demethylubiquinol 3-O-methyltransferase UbiG, translated as MKQNKYDDLGFFGKYSEMPRSISGLNAAGEWPVLRSMFPSLRDKRVLDLGCGFGWHCKYARDQQARSVVGVDISEKMLAYARENNNDSAIEYRRLAIEDIHFAAGEFDVVISSLALHYVEHFEIVCCKIHHCLVSGGTFILSVEHPVFTALAAQDWYYGSEGERLHWPVDDYQKEGLRQARFLDNDVVKYHRTIATYVNALIDSGFSLMKLSEPQPTQETLDKYPEMRDETRRPIFLLIAAVKN; from the coding sequence ATGAAACAGAATAAATATGATGATCTCGGATTCTTCGGAAAATACAGTGAGATGCCTCGCTCGATTAGTGGACTAAATGCTGCTGGGGAATGGCCTGTACTCCGTTCGATGTTTCCCTCGCTTCGTGATAAAAGAGTTCTTGACCTTGGATGCGGCTTTGGTTGGCATTGTAAATATGCACGAGATCAGCAAGCCCGATCAGTGGTTGGTGTAGATATCTCTGAGAAAATGTTAGCGTATGCCAGAGAAAATAACAATGATTCCGCGATCGAGTATCGTAGGCTCGCGATTGAAGATATCCATTTTGCGGCAGGGGAATTTGACGTTGTGATAAGCTCGCTTGCCCTTCATTATGTGGAGCACTTTGAAATCGTATGTTGTAAAATACATCATTGTCTAGTATCAGGAGGAACTTTCATACTTTCGGTTGAACATCCGGTCTTTACCGCACTCGCTGCACAAGACTGGTACTATGGTTCGGAGGGTGAGCGATTGCACTGGCCTGTCGATGATTACCAGAAAGAAGGTCTGCGGCAGGCGAGATTTCTGGACAATGATGTCGTCAAATATCATCGAACTATCGCTACCTATGTTAATGCGTTAATTGACTCAGGATTTAGTCTTATGAAACTTTCCGAACCTCAACCAACGCAAGAAACATTGGACAAGTATCCAGAAATGAGAGACGAAACCCGTCGTCCTATTTTCCTCTTGATCGCTGCGGTCAAAAATTAA
- a CDS encoding YciI family protein, translating to MRFMMIVKATTDSEAGTMPSQELIDAMQRYNEELVKAGVLLAADGLQPSSSGIRISYPEPGGKPKVIDGPFTEAKEMIAGYTLIEVKSREEAIEWALRMPDPHGYGQGEIELRQVFEFEELTDNTESQKKEAILRKQALEQKKA from the coding sequence ATGAGATTTATGATGATTGTTAAAGCTACAACAGATTCAGAGGCGGGGACTATGCCAAGCCAGGAGCTTATTGATGCCATGCAAAGGTATAACGAGGAATTGGTGAAAGCCGGTGTTTTACTCGCTGCCGATGGACTGCAGCCCAGCTCAAGCGGAATCCGGATTTCTTATCCGGAGCCCGGAGGCAAACCGAAGGTTATAGATGGTCCATTCACGGAAGCGAAAGAAATGATTGCGGGATATACGCTGATCGAAGTCAAATCCAGGGAAGAAGCTATAGAATGGGCACTACGCATGCCGGATCCTCACGGATATGGACAAGGCGAGATTGAGCTCAGACAAGTATTCGAGTTTGAGGAGTTAACGGACAATACCGAATCGCAGAAGAAAGAAGCAATTCTTCGCAAACAGGCTTTGGAGCAGAAGAAGGCGTGA
- a CDS encoding RNA polymerase sigma factor: protein MTLSNTQRTIDAIWRIESAKLIAGLTRMVRDVGLAEDFAQDALVIALERWQEIGIPDNPGAWLMTTAKRRAIDYMRRTKLRDQKYVEIAHGIDLYTEEDMDGTLDGEIGDDLLRLIFLTCHPVLSQDARVALTLRLLCGLTTDEIARSFLAAESTVAQRIVRAKRTLSTEKVPFEVPVGEELKERLSAVLEVIYLMFNEGYSATSGDHWIRPLLCQEALRLGRVLAEIAPHEPEVHGLVALMEIQSSRFKTRVSSTGEPVLLMDQNRAQWDRLLIRRGLTALERSQKLGRTLGPYSLQAAISACHAQAPTAAETDWIRIAALYEALSRVTPSPIVELNRAVAISMAFGPAFGLQIVDELRAEPSLKGYHLLPSVRGDLLVKLGRFDEARTEFERAVSMTQNAREQELLMSRAADCTSKASK from the coding sequence GTGACATTGTCCAATACACAGCGGACCATTGATGCGATATGGCGAATTGAATCAGCAAAACTTATCGCGGGATTAACGCGAATGGTACGGGATGTGGGTCTTGCAGAGGATTTTGCTCAGGATGCATTGGTGATTGCCCTTGAAAGATGGCAGGAAATTGGCATTCCAGACAATCCGGGTGCTTGGCTGATGACAACGGCCAAGCGGCGTGCGATCGATTATATGCGCAGGACCAAACTGCGCGACCAGAAATACGTAGAGATTGCCCATGGTATTGATTTGTATACAGAGGAAGACATGGATGGTACTTTGGACGGGGAGATCGGTGACGATCTCCTTCGTCTGATCTTTTTGACCTGCCATCCCGTGTTATCTCAAGATGCTAGAGTTGCCCTAACGCTGCGTCTGTTATGCGGGCTTACCACTGACGAAATCGCGCGTTCGTTCCTTGCCGCCGAATCAACGGTTGCCCAGCGGATAGTCCGGGCCAAGCGGACGCTCAGCACCGAAAAGGTTCCTTTTGAAGTGCCTGTAGGAGAGGAACTCAAAGAACGTCTGTCTGCTGTGCTCGAGGTAATTTACCTTATGTTCAATGAAGGGTATTCGGCAACCTCCGGGGATCACTGGATTCGTCCGCTGCTATGTCAGGAGGCGCTCAGACTGGGACGTGTACTTGCCGAGATCGCACCTCACGAACCGGAAGTTCACGGACTAGTAGCCTTAATGGAGATTCAATCCTCGCGTTTTAAAACCCGGGTTAGCTCCACAGGCGAACCCGTACTTTTGATGGACCAAAACCGGGCGCAGTGGGATCGTTTGCTGATCCGCCGGGGATTGACTGCACTTGAGCGCAGCCAGAAACTTGGACGCACGCTCGGTCCATACTCGCTGCAGGCTGCGATTTCTGCTTGCCATGCACAGGCGCCTACCGCAGCTGAGACCGATTGGATCCGCATTGCAGCACTTTACGAAGCGCTCTCTAGGGTAACGCCATCGCCGATCGTCGAATTAAATCGGGCAGTTGCCATATCCATGGCGTTTGGTCCTGCCTTCGGGCTGCAGATTGTCGATGAGCTGCGTGCCGAACCTTCTTTGAAGGGATACCATCTGCTGCCAAGCGTTCGCGGTGATCTCCTAGTGAAGCTGGGGAGGTTCGATGAAGCACGTACAGAATTTGAAAGGGCTGTGTCGATGACCCAGAATGCTCGTGAGCAGGAGCTTTTAATGAGCCGGGCTGCTGATTGTACGTCTAAAGCATCGAAATAA